Proteins encoded together in one Bactrocera neohumeralis isolate Rockhampton chromosome 4, APGP_CSIRO_Bneo_wtdbg2-racon-allhic-juicebox.fasta_v2, whole genome shotgun sequence window:
- the LOC126754776 gene encoding sialin isoform X1, with the protein MSNTEKGGINRCRDMLSCRQVLNILTMLGFMLNYALRVNLTIAIVAMVHPDVHSPPRTVGKMSAAQLADNATAATTTTTTTTTTTTQLPPTDDGNDYFPWDSYQTNFVLGSFFWGYILTELPGGRLAELIGGRRVFGHSMLWASLLTLITPLAAHINYIMLIIVRVVLGFMLGASWPAIHPVAAVWIPPMERSKFMSHMMASSLGAAITMPVCGYFISIWGWPSVFYLTGGIGLLWSICWFTFVFETPATHPRISSEERREIEDAIGSSTSKKRPSYVPWRDLFTSAPVWAIVITHGLSVFGFFTVVNQLPTFMDQILHFNIKQNGLFSSLPYLGKYIMAFSSSCFADYLRQRGTLSTTATRKVFTGFALISPGTLMIAQIFLGRDAAWSVTIFTLALFTHGAVTAGYLGNGLDIAPNFSGTIFGLANTLSSFGGFLSTWMVGALTYDDKSYHQWQIVFGILAVTYISSAIVYIILGSGELQPWNNPPEKQRRSVVSAEEGEPLKNEKANGLEDTLK; encoded by the exons ATGTCGAATACAGAAAAAGGTGGAATTAATAGATGCAGAG ATATGCTATCATGTCGTCAAGTACTCAATATACTCACCATGCTTGGCTTCATGTTGAACTATGCACTGCGCGTGAATCTGACAATAGCCATTGTGGCAATGGTGCATCCAGATGTGCATTCGCCACCGCGTACGGTCGGCAAAATGAGTGCCGCACAGCTAGCTGATAATGCCACAGCAGCAACGACTACCACAACCACGACcacgacaacaacaactcagCTGCCACCAACTGACGATGGAAATGATTACTTTCCATGGGACTCTTATCAAACGAACTTTGTACTAGGTTCCTTTTTCTGGGGTTATATATTAACTGAACTGCCCGGCGGTCGACTTGCTGAACTAATCGGTGGACGGCGTGTCTTCGGTCATTCTATGCTCTGGGCTAGTTTGCTTACACTGATTACACCATTGGCGGcacacattaattatataatgTTAATTATTGTACGTGTTGTATTGGGCTTTATGTTGGGCGCATCATGGCCAGCTATACATCCAGTGGCGGCTGTATGGATTCCACCAATGGAACGTTCTAAATTCATGTCGCATATGATGG CTTCCTCCTTGGGTGCAGCTATAACGATGCCGGTGTGTGGATACTTCATTTCCATTTGGGGTTGGCCCAGCGTTTTCTATTTGACAG GTGGCATTGGCCTTTTGTGGTCCATCTGCTGGTTTACCTTTGTTTTTGAGACACCCGCCACACATCCGCGCATCAGCTCTGAGGAACGGCGCGAAATTGAAGACGCCATCGGCAGCTCGACTTCCAAGAAACGTCCCAGCTATGTGCCATGGCGCGATCTGTTCACCTCCGCACCTGTGTGGGCAATTGTAATTACGCACGGTTTATCTGTATTTGGCTTTTTCACTGTCGTTAATCAGCTGCCGACATTTATGGatcaaatattacattttaatattaaacaa AATGGACTCTTCTCGTCATTGCCATATTTGGGCAAATATATAATGGCTTTCAGTTCGTCCTGCTTTGCTGATTATCTGCGGCAGCGTGGTACGCTGTCTACAACGGCCACAAGGAAGGTGTTCACTGGTTTTG CACTGATATCGCCCGGCACCTTGATGATTGCGCAAATATTTTTGGGACGCGATGCAGCGTGGTCAGTGACGATCTTTACCCTGGCCTTATTCACACATGGCGCCGTAACAGCAGGCTATCTCGGCAACGGCTTGGATATTGCGCCCAATTTCAGTGGCACCATTTTCGGTTTGGCCAATACGCTCTCTTCATTCGGTGGCTTCCTGTCGACGTGGATGGTGGGTGCGCTGACCTATGATGAT AAATCATATCATCAATGGCAAATAGTTTTCGGCATACTGGCCGTCACTTACATTTCCAGCGCTATTGTTTACATTATTCTGGGCTCTGGCGAACTGCAGCCTTGGAACAATCCACCGGAGAAACAACGCAGATCTGTTGTTAGTGCCGAGGAGGGTGAACCATTAAAGAATGAGAAGGCGAACGGCTTGGAAGATACTTTGAAATAA
- the LOC126754776 gene encoding sialin isoform X2: MLSCRQVLNILTMLGFMLNYALRVNLTIAIVAMVHPDVHSPPRTVGKMSAAQLADNATAATTTTTTTTTTTTQLPPTDDGNDYFPWDSYQTNFVLGSFFWGYILTELPGGRLAELIGGRRVFGHSMLWASLLTLITPLAAHINYIMLIIVRVVLGFMLGASWPAIHPVAAVWIPPMERSKFMSHMMASSLGAAITMPVCGYFISIWGWPSVFYLTGGIGLLWSICWFTFVFETPATHPRISSEERREIEDAIGSSTSKKRPSYVPWRDLFTSAPVWAIVITHGLSVFGFFTVVNQLPTFMDQILHFNIKQNGLFSSLPYLGKYIMAFSSSCFADYLRQRGTLSTTATRKVFTGFALISPGTLMIAQIFLGRDAAWSVTIFTLALFTHGAVTAGYLGNGLDIAPNFSGTIFGLANTLSSFGGFLSTWMVGALTYDDKSYHQWQIVFGILAVTYISSAIVYIILGSGELQPWNNPPEKQRRSVVSAEEGEPLKNEKANGLEDTLK; this comes from the exons ATGCTATCATGTCGTCAAGTACTCAATATACTCACCATGCTTGGCTTCATGTTGAACTATGCACTGCGCGTGAATCTGACAATAGCCATTGTGGCAATGGTGCATCCAGATGTGCATTCGCCACCGCGTACGGTCGGCAAAATGAGTGCCGCACAGCTAGCTGATAATGCCACAGCAGCAACGACTACCACAACCACGACcacgacaacaacaactcagCTGCCACCAACTGACGATGGAAATGATTACTTTCCATGGGACTCTTATCAAACGAACTTTGTACTAGGTTCCTTTTTCTGGGGTTATATATTAACTGAACTGCCCGGCGGTCGACTTGCTGAACTAATCGGTGGACGGCGTGTCTTCGGTCATTCTATGCTCTGGGCTAGTTTGCTTACACTGATTACACCATTGGCGGcacacattaattatataatgTTAATTATTGTACGTGTTGTATTGGGCTTTATGTTGGGCGCATCATGGCCAGCTATACATCCAGTGGCGGCTGTATGGATTCCACCAATGGAACGTTCTAAATTCATGTCGCATATGATGG CTTCCTCCTTGGGTGCAGCTATAACGATGCCGGTGTGTGGATACTTCATTTCCATTTGGGGTTGGCCCAGCGTTTTCTATTTGACAG GTGGCATTGGCCTTTTGTGGTCCATCTGCTGGTTTACCTTTGTTTTTGAGACACCCGCCACACATCCGCGCATCAGCTCTGAGGAACGGCGCGAAATTGAAGACGCCATCGGCAGCTCGACTTCCAAGAAACGTCCCAGCTATGTGCCATGGCGCGATCTGTTCACCTCCGCACCTGTGTGGGCAATTGTAATTACGCACGGTTTATCTGTATTTGGCTTTTTCACTGTCGTTAATCAGCTGCCGACATTTATGGatcaaatattacattttaatattaaacaa AATGGACTCTTCTCGTCATTGCCATATTTGGGCAAATATATAATGGCTTTCAGTTCGTCCTGCTTTGCTGATTATCTGCGGCAGCGTGGTACGCTGTCTACAACGGCCACAAGGAAGGTGTTCACTGGTTTTG CACTGATATCGCCCGGCACCTTGATGATTGCGCAAATATTTTTGGGACGCGATGCAGCGTGGTCAGTGACGATCTTTACCCTGGCCTTATTCACACATGGCGCCGTAACAGCAGGCTATCTCGGCAACGGCTTGGATATTGCGCCCAATTTCAGTGGCACCATTTTCGGTTTGGCCAATACGCTCTCTTCATTCGGTGGCTTCCTGTCGACGTGGATGGTGGGTGCGCTGACCTATGATGAT AAATCATATCATCAATGGCAAATAGTTTTCGGCATACTGGCCGTCACTTACATTTCCAGCGCTATTGTTTACATTATTCTGGGCTCTGGCGAACTGCAGCCTTGGAACAATCCACCGGAGAAACAACGCAGATCTGTTGTTAGTGCCGAGGAGGGTGAACCATTAAAGAATGAGAAGGCGAACGGCTTGGAAGATACTTTGAAATAA